TGAGACCGAATATGCTTTGTCCGCCGTTCCGCTGGGAGGTTATGTAAAACTCCTGGGGGAGTCCGTTGACGATGAGATCGCGGAGGAAGACATCCCCCGCTCTTATGTGCATAAGCCGCCGTGGGTAAAAATATTGATCGCCTTCACGGGTCCTGCCTTCAATATCATATTTGCGTTCCTGATCTTCTATTTCGTCTTCCTGAGCGGCTATTCCGTCCTCTCTTCGAAAGTGGGCGGCGTGGAGAAAGGCCTTCCCGCGTATGAGGCAGGCATCAGGGAAGGCGATGTGATCGTGAGCGCCGACGGGAAGCCTATCCATGAATTTTCCGACCTCCTCGACACCATGACGGCAGCGGGCGATGGTCCGATCAAATTCGTCGTCAAGAGGGACGACCGGACCATCGATTTCACTATCGTGCCCAAAGTCATGGAGACGAAAAACCTCTTCGGGGAGCCGATGAAGCGGAAGGTCATCGGCGTCAGCCCTTCAAGCGATCTCGTCACCAAGAAGGAGACCGTCACCGGCGCACTCGACAGGGCCGCGTATCAGACCTGGAACCTTTCCAAAATCACCGTCATGGGCATTGTGAAGCTGATACAGGGGTCTATTTCCCCCAAGAATATCGGCGGCCCCATACTAATCCTCCAGGCAGCGGGTAAACAGGCCAAGGAGGGGGCGAGCAGCCTCTTCTATTTCGTCGGACTCATAAGCATAAATCTCGGGGTAGTGAACCTTCTCCCCATTCCCGTCCTTGACGGCGGTCACATCCTGTTTCATCTGATCGAGCTTGTGACGCGCAGACGGCTCTCCACGAAGACGGTCGATTTTGCTCAGAAGGTGGGCCTCGCAATCCTGGTCCTCATCATGGCATTTGCGTTTTACAATGATTTCGACCGGATCTTCGATTTTTCGAGGTTCTTTGGTGGAAAGTAGGCTTTTCCTCGCGATCGATAACTCCATAGATTTCCTCAACCTCGTATTATCCATGGGCGTTACCCTGCTGGAGGAGAGGCGCGTAAAAAGCACCCTTCCCCCTTCCCAGGTGCTTCCCGGTCACGTGCAGCAGATGCTCGCCGGCCACGGCCGCCAGGTGAAAGACCTCTCTTTTGTGGCGGTAACCCTTGGACCGGGCTCTTTTACGGGCATGCGCGTCGCCCTCGCCTTTGCAAAAGGTCTCGCCGCCGGCATGGAAATCCCCCTCGTCGGCGTCCCGACTCT
The sequence above is drawn from the Syntrophorhabdaceae bacterium genome and encodes:
- the rseP gene encoding RIP metalloprotease RseP, giving the protein MVINIIYGFIALSLLILVHEFGHFIVARLANVKVLAFSLGFGKKLFTFKKGETEYALSAVPLGGYVKLLGESVDDEIAEEDIPRSYVHKPPWVKILIAFTGPAFNIIFAFLIFYFVFLSGYSVLSSKVGGVEKGLPAYEAGIREGDVIVSADGKPIHEFSDLLDTMTAAGDGPIKFVVKRDDRTIDFTIVPKVMETKNLFGEPMKRKVIGVSPSSDLVTKKETVTGALDRAAYQTWNLSKITVMGIVKLIQGSISPKNIGGPILILQAAGKQAKEGASSLFYFVGLISINLGVVNLLPIPVLDGGHILFHLIELVTRRRLSTKTVDFAQKVGLAILVLIMAFAFYNDFDRIFDFSRFFGGK